One Rosa chinensis cultivar Old Blush chromosome 5, RchiOBHm-V2, whole genome shotgun sequence genomic region harbors:
- the LOC112168479 gene encoding UPF0481 protein At3g47200 — protein MTESSVNDHVLIEIRDGGGYVNVNKQTPSGNSMGDKLLASQIRDKLSLLSPLPVPSCIFKIPSVLRSQVENKDFGTPDLVSIGPFHHEKVNLQAMEKIKLRYLRSLLVRKPTPETTLENFVREIRSMEVDCGDCYDGEIEASSDKFVEMMVVDACFIIELFRKFSGEVPKEENDPVFCRSWMRTALINDLILLSNQLPWKVLSRLFELTWETGKHHLHDLILEYFKGYTFGLSPQANGEIENKHVLDFFRNCFLDSFETKMSEFKDLSSNSIPSAERLFNAGVRFAHGPRNSMLNIVFCNGILKIPPIRVQKYEVSFLRNLIAYEQCAPITGVITSYVSLLGDLIREERDAQILLNRGIIQGFSSEEGIASLISLRADLQICSSPYTTLYENVNRFTAVRWNVWRAILINDYFKNPLDFVNLSVGVFFVTFLTLIQTIISIASYHKPQSQ, from the coding sequence GGCATCCCAGATTAGAGATAAGTTGAGCCTGCTGTCTCCATTACCAGTTCCTAGTTGCATATTTAAGATCCCTAGTGTGCTGCGAAGTCAGGTTGAAAATAAGGATTTCGGTACTCCGGATCTGGTTTCAATTGGGCCATTTCACCATGAAAAAGTGAACCTGCAAGCCATGGAAAAAATCAAACTGCGATATCTGCGTTCTCTCCTTGTTCGAAAGCCGACTCCAGAGACCACCTTGGAGAACTTTGTCAGAGAAATCCGGAGTATGGAAGTAGATTGTGGTGATTGCTATGATGGAGAGATTGAAGCGAGTAGTGATAAGTTTGTGGAAATGATGGTGGTTGATGCTTGCTTTATCATTGAGCTGTTTCGAAAGTTTTCAGGAGAGGTGCCCAAAGAGGAGAATGATCCTGTGTTCTGTAGGTCATGGATGCGCACGGCTCTTATAAATGACTTAATTCTACTCTCGAACCAGCTTCCTTGGAAAGTTCTCAGCCGTTTATTTGAGCTTACGTGGGAAACAGGTAAACACCATCTTCATGACCTTATTCTCGAGTACTTCAAGGGCTACACATTTGGATTGTCTCCACAAGCCAAtggagaaattgaaaataaacaTGTACTGGACTTCTTCAGAAATTGCTTTCTTGACTCATTTGAAACCAAAATGTCTGAGTTTAAGGACTTGAGTTCGAACTCAATTCCCTCTGCTGAAAGACTTTTCAATGCTGGAGTAAGGTTTGCGCATGGGCCTCGTAATAGCATGCTCAACATAGTTTTCTGCAATGGGATTCTGAAAATTCCGCCCATACGAGTTCAGAAGTACGAAGTATCCTTCCTTAGAAACCTCATCGCATATGAACAGTGTGCACCAATTACAGGTGTAATCACCTCTTATGTTTCGTTGTTAGGTGACCTCATTAGGGAAGAGAGAGATGCACAGATTCTCCTGAATCGAGGAATTATACAAGGCTTCTCAAGCGAGGAGGGTATAGCCTCCTTGATCAGTCTGCGCGCTGACCTCCAAATATGCAGTTCCCCGTACACCACACTCTATGAGAATGTGAATCGATTTACTGCAGTTAGGTGGAACGTATGGAGGGCGATATTAATCAACGATTATTTCAAGAATCCATTAGATTTTGTGAATCTTAGTGTTGGCGTCTTCTTCGTGACATTTTTGACCTTAATTCAAACCATAATTTCCATTGCGTCTTACCACAAACCGCAATCACAATAG